The Pseudomonas sp. MPC6 nucleotide sequence CGTTATCCATGTGCTGGGATGCCAATGCTCCCCAGCTGGCACTTCGAATAGAACGAAACGAGGTTGAGTACCATTGTGCGCAACACCTTGGACATGTGATGGACAGACCACTGGAGTTTCATCCGGAACTGGATCTGACCACCCCAAGCGGAAGCTATTTCCTTCAGCTGATTGGCATACTGGCAGAGGCCATTACATCGGACGAACATCCGCTCCACCATGCCCTGGTGCTCAAGCAATTCGAGTCAGTCCTGATCAATGCATTGGTCTATGGGCAACCCAACAATCTGCGAGATCAACTGGAGTGTGCCAGTAGACCAAAAGCACTCTTGCCCTACTTCGTAAAAAGGACCGAGGAGTATATGCGGGCCCATGCGAATGAACCGCTGAGCATCGAGCAACTGGCCGAGCACGCAGGAGTGAGCGTGCGTACATTGTTTGCAGGTTTCCGCGATTTTTGCGACACCACGCCCATGGCTTATCTGCGTAACCTGCGACTGGAGCAGGTGCATCTTGAGTTGAGCGCACAAAGTCATGACGCTTCGGTCACCGACATCGCATTCAAGTGGGGCTTTGCCCACTTGGGACGGTTTGCACAGGAATATAAAAAACGTTTTGGCGAGGCCCCTTCAACCACGCTCAGATTCCGACGCTGAACCCGGGACTCACAGTACGTTCAGGACTTCACAATCTTGATATTG carries:
- a CDS encoding AraC family transcriptional regulator — protein: MGLNLIPERGGSLFDRASLFTPKNQLFLLNDLDAIRDGVSSVFKKHELRCIQETDRISARMHHVSRGHLSLNRLEYGARVTIDPGRLEDFFLIQVPISGKARIICGGHDFISTPDKASLISPHLPLSMCWDANAPQLALRIERNEVEYHCAQHLGHVMDRPLEFHPELDLTTPSGSYFLQLIGILAEAITSDEHPLHHALVLKQFESVLINALVYGQPNNLRDQLECASRPKALLPYFVKRTEEYMRAHANEPLSIEQLAEHAGVSVRTLFAGFRDFCDTTPMAYLRNLRLEQVHLELSAQSHDASVTDIAFKWGFAHLGRFAQEYKKRFGEAPSTTLRFRR